GAACTGCGCCGCAAGGGCCTGGACACGATGAACCAGGTCTACGCCTGGGACATGCCCGACATGCCGGGCGAGTACTTCGCGCTGACCGTCGACCACCTCTTCGGCAAGATCTGGACGCGTCCCGGGCTGTCGATGCGTGACCGCCGGATGGCGGTGATCGCGGTCCTCACCGCCCAGGGCCAGTCGGACCTGCTGGAGGTCCAGGTCAACGCCGTTCTGCACAACGAGGAATTCACCCTCGACGAGTTGCGTGAGCTCGCCATTTTCATCACCCACTACGTCGGCTTCCCGCTGGGATCGAGGCTGAACAGCGCGATCGAACGGGTTGCCGCCAAGCGCAAGAAGGACGGCGCGCGGGCCGACGCGAAGGCCAATGCGGCCGAAGTCCTGGCGAAGGAGGCCGGCGAATCGGGGTAGCTCGCTCCTCAGCGGCCGAGAGGGGGCGGCCGCTGGGGAGCCGGGTAAATCCGGCTGAGGTGACGTGTCGTGGCCTTCGCGCCGCGGCAAAGGGTGTCATCCGCTCTTGGCGATGGAGCAGTCGGGGTCTTGGAGCGTCTCGGCCGGAGCGGGCTGGTCCTCGGTTCCCTCGGCTAGCAGCAGCAAGAATCTTTCAGGCGCAACCTTTGCAAGTGCGACCGACGCATATTCCATCTCTTTGCCGTCAGCCGTTACCTTCGTGTTGACGTCCTTGAACAGATTCTCGGATCTGAGCGCGTCGCCGCTAACCACCAAAGCTTGATAGGCGTGACCTTCCACATTGGTGGGGAGCTGGCTCCATTGAACGTATTCGGATGGATCGATGTTCTTTAGGATCGACGATAGCGTCGGCGTCGCACACGATATGTGAATGTGCAATTGATCCTGGGTACGCGCGTTCTTCGGGTTAACTGTGAGGATTACATCCGACTCTGAAAGTAAATTATTCAGGTGCGAGGTTACGAGGAACCGGGCACGCCAGGAGTAATAGAGATAATTGGGGGTCGCTGCCTCCAGCAGGACGGGGTCTTCGATTCCCGTGATGCGAGCAAGTGGAACTAGCAGGAAGTGGTACGAACCAAAATTGGATTTGTACAAGACCGTGCCGGACTCTTCATCCACAAATATGCAGGGAGCATACGCGCCGGTACGTTGATAGCCCGCTTCGCAACGGTCGTGCACAATTTTCCACAGTGCATCACGGTCGGCCGCAGGATGATTCGGAGCCGCCGGTTTGGCTGCAACAATCGGCGGCCCAACAAGGGTCGCTATGGCCGCGGCCATCAAGACACCTCGATACACGAGCCGGCGGGCTTCGGGTAGCCTGCGGCCCACGGCTCTGGTGAGGATCCAAACAGGGCCGAAGTCGATTCGGGGCTTTAGATGCACAACGCTGCGTCCTCTGTTCGCTCGGGGCATTGGGCAAGTCCTGCCGTCAGTGGCCGAGCCCCGTACCGGGTCCGCCCGATCCTAAAGCCAGGTTAGGCACGATGCCGTCGTCGAGGCGGGCGTGCACCGTCAGCCGGTGCGGGTTTGCGGCCAAGCGCAAGAAGGCCGCCGAGGGCCGCGCGCAGGCGGACACGAAGGCTGCCGTCACCGAAGTCCCCGCGCGGCAGGCCGACCAACCCAGATCGCCCTGGGGAGCCGGGCGCCCGCGGCGTCGAACGTACGCACAAGGGCGGGGTCGGCGAATCCTCCGCCGGGTGAACACCGTCGAAGCCCTGACACCCAGACGCAGGCTCCGACTACTCTGACGTGTCGTGCGCGTCCTGGTGATCGGTTCCGGTGCCCGTGAGCATGCCCTGCTCTTGGCGCTGAGCAGGGACCCGCAGGTCAGGGGACTGATCATCGCGCCGGGCAACGCGGGCACGGCGCGGCTGGCCGAGCAGCACGACGTCGACATCACCTCCGGTGAGGACGTCGTCGCCCTGGCTCGCGAGGTCGGGGCCGACATGGTGGTCATCGGTCCCGAGGTACCACTG
This is a stretch of genomic DNA from Mycobacterium lacus. It encodes these proteins:
- a CDS encoding CDP-diacylglycerol diphosphatase, whose amino-acid sequence is MAAAIATLVGPPIVAAKPAAPNHPAADRDALWKIVHDRCEAGYQRTGAYAPCIFVDEESGTVLYKSNFGSYHFLLVPLARITGIEDPVLLEAATPNYLYYSWRARFLVTSHLNNLLSESDVILTVNPKNARTQDQLHIHISCATPTLSSILKNIDPSEYVQWSQLPTNVEGHAYQALVVSGDALRSENLFKDVNTKVTADGKEMEYASVALAKVAPERFLLLLAEGTEDQPAPAETLQDPDCSIAKSG
- a CDS encoding carboxymuconolactone decarboxylase family protein, whose product is MMDELRRKGLDTMNQVYAWDMPDMPGEYFALTVDHLFGKIWTRPGLSMRDRRMAVIAVLTAQGQSDLLEVQVNAVLHNEEFTLDELRELAIFITHYVGFPLGSRLNSAIERVAAKRKKDGARADAKANAAEVLAKEAGESG